The following proteins are encoded in a genomic region of Drosophila miranda strain MSH22 chromosome 4, D.miranda_PacBio2.1, whole genome shotgun sequence:
- the LOC117189012 gene encoding DNA-directed RNA polymerase III subunit RPC7-like, translating to MAGRGHKGKTGTLTVDQLAALGCVKNLPPVQSALQTTFPPVINKPIAVETTAAEAYQLMWKAKFLNRMRDSPYYIVSESQKNSEQKVGREKALGPTKVKKLPEFNYKTMPKELNMSNTKRKGEDPQPKLLAKKTNIEESLKVLEQTELKTGDENEQDDAEKEQDDAEKEQDDAEKEQDDAESEQDDAEKESEQDDEIDDPEAALDHEMDDENDYGNSYFDNGEDYSEEDDNLSDGPVI from the exons ATGGCAGGACGTGGGCATAAAGGAAAGACTGGCACACTTACGGTCGATCAATTGGCGGCGCTTGGCTGTGTGAAAAACCTCCCCCCCGTACAGTCTGCGCTGCAGACAACATTTCCGCCAGTGATAAATAAGCCCATTGCCGTCGAG ACAACAGCCGCAGAGGCCTATCAGCTGATGTGGAAGGCAAAGTTTTTGAATCGCATGCGGGATTCGCCGTATTACATTGTTTCAGAGAGCCAGAAAAATTCAGAGCAAAAAGTCGGTCGAGAG AAAGCTCTGGGGCCAACGAAGGTGAAAAAGCTGCCCGAGTTCAACTACAAAACCATGCCCAAGGAACTAAACATGTCCAATACCAAGCGAAAGGGCGAGGATCCGCAACCCAAGTTGCTGGCCAAGAAGACCAACATTGAAGAAAGTCTGAAAGTTCTAGAACAGACGGAGTTGAAAACAGGCGACGAGAATGAGCAAGACGACGCCGAGAAAGAGCAAGACGACGCCGAGAAAGAGCAAGACGACGCCGAGAAAGAGCAAGACGACGCTGAAAGTGAGCAAGATGATGCCGAGAAGGAATCTGAACAGGACGACGAAATAGACGATCCTGAGGCGGCACTAGACCATGAAATGGATGACGAGAACGACTATGGCAATAGCTATTTCGACAATGGCGAAGACTACAGCGAAGAGGATGACAACCTGTCTGATGGCCCCGTTATATAA